One Prolixibacteraceae bacterium DNA segment encodes these proteins:
- a CDS encoding trypsin-like serine protease, with protein sequence MKKVYFLLVFMISVFFLYGNNMADNTPKPYTKYKMVLNRSNQQVFTVTLPLFNNHDLREMFPVEKSKRLQIAFPYSLNLNFIRKATKIDYEDKSCAYLMKIASKDALFLSMQFSKMQINSGMHLFVYGNKTNTFHPVQNGMENSMGGFQSCLYKGDTLFVELDVPSDLGVETCHIQLGSVKHGFRNLAEFDDNAFQEKQFKVSGSCQVDINCTDNEEYQLLKRSVCRLLISGEYVCTGTLINSKGGEKPPYVLTANHCISSDATARNTYYHFNYESYRCSGFDGPHYDLVYGGTVKATAEDLDFCLVEMNTKLSPSNNAYYAGWDATGMFTPDVVGIHHPSGDVKKYSISHEAPTFGNYGQGIVANSSVHIKKWNLGTTEGGSSGSALFDDKKIIGSLIGGVSKCGNPYDDYYSSLYYTFDHYNERSKQLKYWLVGNEDIRKMEGYDPNKDSDNMYELNLNVSREGNAKSDINESISISAICERFTYDQDVMIEKISVTMYIKANYEGYKEDNVVFRVYNMSDINAGTLTPIAQYSLSAEKLTFNKLEIIGLASPLKVSKDHIISVSLEGKSWRQDYIPYFSDNITNTAYYVSNGVMIPMNSYPMSRSGAFFIGELVSYNKGSSSVRVNSDNNEVRVFSLGKSSSGKYCVRSSKNLGDVDFKVYDILGNKILTQNLSISIGDNHLTIQVSRHGVYFYSIEKNGVHYKGKFISY encoded by the coding sequence ATGAAGAAAGTCTACTTCCTATTAGTCTTTATGATTTCTGTGTTTTTCTTGTACGGAAATAATATGGCAGACAATACTCCTAAACCTTATACTAAGTATAAGATGGTTTTGAATCGATCCAATCAACAAGTGTTTACTGTAACTTTGCCTCTTTTTAATAATCATGATCTGAGAGAGATGTTTCCGGTGGAGAAGAGTAAACGTTTGCAAATAGCTTTTCCTTACTCGCTTAATTTGAATTTTATTAGAAAAGCAACAAAGATTGATTACGAAGATAAAAGTTGTGCTTATTTAATGAAAATTGCATCCAAAGATGCCTTGTTTCTGAGCATGCAGTTTTCAAAGATGCAGATTAACTCGGGCATGCATCTTTTTGTTTATGGTAATAAAACGAATACATTTCATCCTGTTCAGAATGGTATGGAGAACTCTATGGGGGGATTTCAATCTTGTCTTTATAAAGGAGATACTTTGTTCGTAGAATTAGATGTTCCAAGTGACTTAGGAGTGGAGACGTGTCACATTCAATTAGGAAGTGTAAAACATGGATTTAGAAATCTTGCTGAATTTGATGACAATGCATTTCAAGAGAAACAATTTAAAGTTTCTGGATCCTGTCAAGTGGATATTAACTGTACCGACAATGAGGAGTATCAACTCCTAAAAAGAAGTGTGTGTCGATTGCTTATTTCAGGGGAATATGTTTGTACAGGGACACTGATTAATAGTAAGGGTGGGGAAAAGCCTCCTTATGTTTTGACAGCAAATCATTGTATCTCATCAGATGCAACTGCAAGGAATACTTATTACCATTTTAATTATGAATCATATAGATGTAGTGGCTTTGATGGTCCTCATTATGATCTTGTATATGGAGGGACCGTTAAGGCTACGGCTGAAGATTTAGACTTTTGTTTGGTTGAGATGAATACGAAACTTTCTCCTTCGAATAACGCTTATTATGCTGGCTGGGATGCTACAGGAATGTTTACTCCTGATGTGGTTGGTATCCATCATCCTTCTGGAGATGTTAAGAAATACTCTATAAGTCATGAAGCCCCTACTTTTGGGAACTACGGGCAAGGAATAGTTGCAAATAGTTCGGTCCATATTAAGAAATGGAATCTAGGAACAACAGAGGGTGGTTCTTCGGGTTCGGCACTATTTGATGATAAAAAAATAATTGGTTCTCTGATAGGAGGAGTATCTAAGTGTGGTAATCCGTATGATGATTATTATTCAAGCCTATATTATACCTTCGACCATTATAATGAAAGAAGTAAACAGCTTAAATATTGGTTAGTAGGGAATGAAGATATACGTAAAATGGAGGGTTATGATCCGAATAAAGATTCAGATAATATGTATGAGTTGAATCTAAATGTAAGTAGAGAAGGTAATGCTAAATCAGACATCAATGAAAGTATTTCTATCTCTGCAATTTGTGAACGGTTTACTTATGATCAGGATGTGATGATAGAAAAAATCTCTGTTACCATGTATATCAAAGCTAATTATGAGGGTTATAAAGAAGACAATGTTGTTTTTAGAGTGTATAATATGTCTGATATCAATGCTGGTACTTTAACCCCAATAGCACAATATTCATTGTCGGCAGAAAAATTAACATTCAACAAATTAGAAATAATTGGTTTAGCTAGTCCTCTTAAAGTTTCAAAAGACCATATTATATCGGTTTCTCTTGAAGGTAAATCATGGAGACAAGACTATATTCCATATTTCAGTGATAATATTACGAATACTGCATATTATGTTTCGAATGGTGTCATGATTCCGATGAATTCATATCCGATGAGTCGATCTGGAGCATTCTTTATAGGAGAATTAGTTTCTTATAATAAAGGAAGTAGTTCAGTTCGTGTAAACAGCGATAATAATGAAGTGAGGGTGTTTTCATTAGGAAAATCAAGTTCAGGAAAGTACTGTGTTCGAAGTTCAAAGAATCTAGGAGATGTAGATTTTAAGGTTTATGACATCTTAGGGAATAAAATCTTAACACAAAATCTTTCTATCTCTATAGGTGATAATCATTTAACCATTCAAGTGTCAAGGCATGGGGTTTATTTTTACTCTATAGAGAAGAATGGAGTCCATTATAAAGGTAAATTTATCTCTTATTAA
- a CDS encoding tetratricopeptide repeat protein translates to MINDITTMIKKGITKQSILYLSFFGFILFSNILRAQPSENIPTSLQESFQKYETLKKNNPYQAVSMMKEAANLDIIQNNNKVKSSIYNRIGNIYLELKIYPLAMDAYFESLKYINLAKDENGKAYCLNDIGNVYYALNNFQLPQKYYQQSLEIFEKLKDNYGIAVACNNLGMVALKTQKYEKALSFYKRALVIRKQNNNLGLIGHSKLLIAQVFLEQGYFEKAINYMKEARQMYARDREPENVATADFQLGKAYFLYKKYPESLHFYESALNLYTLKQQHLEVGNTTLEIAACYENLDKYKQAEESAQRANILFESYKLKSRKLDAILFLSKLYLKQNRYKEAAKYQTEYINLEKLIETENSRSEFSKLLYSIDAFKETQEIKQLRVINSQQTLRTRLLLVLFLISILFIIYFIISFNQKRKQQQLMNNKTKEIASLELYKKEQENERLNRELNFRNNELASKAISMVKTNEFIDEIIKLLQQLIIPKTAQKSINQIIDKLNFFKKDDGWKEFEVRFEKVHSDFYRNIEKSHPNLTPNERKICAFLRLNMTTKEISALTYKSAKSIDVARSRLRKKMDLPRDENLITYLSQF, encoded by the coding sequence ATGATTAATGATATCACTACAATGATTAAAAAAGGAATAACAAAGCAATCGATTCTTTATCTATCTTTTTTTGGATTTATTCTTTTTTCAAATATCCTCCGTGCACAACCGAGCGAGAATATTCCGACCTCTTTGCAGGAGTCTTTTCAGAAATATGAGACACTAAAAAAGAATAATCCTTACCAGGCGGTGAGCATGATGAAGGAAGCAGCCAACCTCGATATAATTCAAAATAACAATAAAGTAAAGTCATCAATCTATAATCGTATAGGAAACATATATCTTGAATTAAAGATATATCCTCTTGCAATGGATGCATACTTTGAATCACTAAAATATATCAATCTTGCGAAAGATGAAAATGGAAAAGCCTACTGCTTAAATGATATTGGAAATGTATACTATGCATTAAACAATTTTCAGCTACCTCAGAAATACTACCAACAGTCTCTTGAAATTTTTGAGAAGCTAAAAGATAATTATGGAATAGCAGTGGCCTGCAATAACCTTGGGATGGTTGCTTTAAAAACACAGAAATACGAGAAAGCACTATCATTCTATAAAAGAGCATTAGTCATTAGAAAACAAAATAATAACCTAGGATTAATCGGCCACTCTAAACTTCTTATTGCCCAAGTATTCCTAGAACAAGGATATTTCGAAAAGGCAATTAACTATATGAAAGAAGCTCGACAAATGTATGCTAGAGACAGAGAGCCTGAAAATGTAGCAACAGCTGATTTTCAACTGGGTAAAGCCTATTTTTTATATAAGAAATATCCAGAGTCTTTACACTTCTATGAAAGTGCACTAAATCTTTACACATTAAAACAGCAGCATTTAGAAGTTGGAAATACAACATTAGAGATCGCGGCCTGTTATGAGAATCTTGATAAATATAAGCAAGCGGAGGAGAGTGCTCAAAGAGCCAATATCCTTTTTGAAAGTTACAAACTTAAAAGTCGTAAACTTGATGCAATTCTATTTCTTTCAAAATTATATTTAAAACAAAACAGATACAAAGAAGCAGCTAAATATCAAACGGAATATATTAACCTCGAAAAGTTAATAGAGACAGAAAACAGCCGTTCAGAATTCTCGAAGCTACTCTATAGTATTGATGCATTCAAAGAGACTCAGGAGATCAAACAACTACGTGTAATTAATAGTCAACAAACATTGCGTACTCGACTTCTATTAGTTCTATTTCTTATATCTATTTTATTCATCATCTATTTCATTATCTCTTTTAATCAAAAGAGAAAACAACAGCAACTGATGAATAACAAGACCAAAGAGATTGCCTCTCTAGAGTTATACAAGAAAGAACAAGAGAATGAACGATTAAATAGAGAGTTGAATTTTAGAAATAATGAGCTTGCATCCAAAGCAATATCCATGGTGAAGACCAATGAATTTATTGATGAAATCATTAAGCTTCTTCAACAACTCATCATCCCTAAAACAGCCCAGAAGAGTATTAATCAGATCATAGACAAACTAAACTTCTTTAAGAAAGACGATGGATGGAAAGAGTTTGAAGTTCGTTTTGAAAAAGTTCATAGTGATTTCTATCGCAATATCGAAAAAAGTCATCCCAATCTCACACCAAACGAACGTAAAATATGTGCTTTCTTACGTTTAAATATGACGACCAAAGAGATTAGTGCTCTGACTTATAAGAGTGCTAAAAGCATTGACGTTGCAAGATCTCGTTTACGTAAGAAGATGGATCTGCCCCGTGATGAAAACTTAATTACATATTTATCGCAGTTTTAA
- the gltA gene encoding NADPH-dependent glutamate synthase has translation MLLDRSEAWREALRKKYKNKDRVSLERVIMPEVAPSVRVLHQEVEVNCGLSMEAAQKEAIRCMDCANPTCISGCPVGINIPKFVKEVEKGDFIEASATLKDKSALPAVCGRVCPQEKQCEANCFYTLKMKKPAVAIGYLERFAADYARDHADQITLPSIKKNGHKVAAVGSGPASLSFAGDMIKRGYEVTVFEALHEIGGVLKYGIPEFRLPNDIVEHEIDNLRKLGVRFETNFVVGRTASFDDLREQGFEAFFVGSGAGLPRFMNIPGENLNGVFSANEYLTRVNLMGAYQDNSETPVLRGKRVAIIGGGNTAMDSVRTAKRLGAEKAMIVYRRSMEEIPARVEEVNHAIEEGVEFMCLHNPVAYFGDENGRVKSMKLQVMELGEADESGRRKPIPIEGKFEVIDIDLVIVSVGVSPNPLIPSCLPSIRTSKWGTVIVGEDNMQSDVKEVFAGGDIVRGGATVILAMGDGRKAAESMDTYLQK, from the coding sequence ATGTTGTTAGATAGATCAGAAGCGTGGAGAGAAGCGCTTCGTAAAAAATATAAAAATAAAGATCGTGTCTCTTTAGAAAGAGTCATAATGCCAGAGGTTGCCCCTAGTGTCAGAGTTCTACATCAAGAAGTAGAGGTCAATTGTGGCCTTTCGATGGAAGCTGCACAGAAAGAGGCAATACGTTGTATGGACTGTGCAAATCCTACTTGTATTTCTGGTTGTCCTGTTGGAATCAATATTCCTAAATTTGTTAAGGAGGTAGAAAAAGGTGATTTTATTGAGGCTTCGGCTACGTTAAAAGATAAAAGTGCTTTGCCTGCTGTATGTGGTCGAGTATGTCCTCAGGAGAAACAGTGTGAAGCGAACTGTTTCTATACTTTAAAAATGAAAAAGCCTGCAGTAGCGATTGGTTACTTAGAACGTTTTGCTGCTGATTATGCTCGCGATCATGCAGATCAAATTACGTTGCCATCCATAAAGAAAAATGGACATAAAGTGGCCGCTGTAGGTTCTGGACCTGCATCGTTATCTTTTGCTGGTGACATGATTAAAAGAGGGTATGAGGTTACCGTTTTTGAAGCATTACATGAGATAGGTGGTGTTTTAAAATATGGTATTCCTGAGTTTCGTCTTCCAAATGATATTGTTGAGCATGAGATCGACAATCTTCGTAAACTTGGAGTTCGTTTTGAAACGAACTTTGTGGTTGGAAGAACAGCTTCTTTTGATGACCTGAGAGAGCAGGGATTCGAGGCCTTCTTCGTCGGTAGTGGGGCAGGATTACCTCGTTTTATGAATATTCCTGGAGAGAATCTTAATGGGGTCTTTTCTGCAAATGAATACTTGACTCGAGTGAATTTGATGGGTGCATATCAGGATAATTCTGAAACTCCAGTTTTAAGAGGCAAAAGAGTTGCTATCATTGGTGGAGGAAATACTGCAATGGACTCTGTACGTACTGCGAAAAGACTTGGTGCAGAAAAAGCAATGATTGTATATCGCCGTTCGATGGAAGAGATTCCTGCTCGTGTGGAAGAGGTGAACCATGCTATTGAAGAGGGCGTTGAGTTTATGTGTCTTCATAACCCTGTGGCATATTTCGGTGACGAAAATGGTCGAGTAAAATCGATGAAACTTCAAGTCATGGAACTTGGTGAAGCAGACGAAAGTGGACGTCGTAAACCTATTCCTATTGAAGGTAAATTTGAAGTGATAGATATCGATCTTGTAATTGTCTCTGTTGGTGTATCTCCAAATCCTCTTATTCCTTCTTGTTTGCCATCTATACGAACTTCTAAATGGGGAACTGTTATTGTTGGAGAAGATAATATGCAGTCTGATGTGAAAGAGGTTTTCGCTGGTGGTGATATTGTTCGTGGTGGTGCAACAGTGATCCTTGCTATGGGTGATGGTCGTAAAGCTGCTGAATCAATGGATACCTATTTGCAGAAGTAG
- a CDS encoding trypsin-like peptidase domain-containing protein produces the protein MKFFFISLFSSLIFVLVCLFEVQANNIPYLKHSLADDIQVYSLPERNNERLLEKFPEEKGSRLQVAFPNYVNIDFLSHATKVDFDNHSRVYILKFVSKDALFMSLNFSKMKIPSGATLFVYGNKTTSYYPIQSGMDNALGGFQSDIYRGDTLFVELDVPNDIKELNAELIIENVNHGFRPFGDIKPAETRRKSFGDSESCEVDINCSSNSEYQLLKRSVCRVFISGSHVCTGTLMNSRGVEKPPYVLTANHCIQDETEAANAIFHFNYESYTCNGLEGPTYNLIRGSLLRSTSIDLDFSLVEMNGNPSPFTEPYYAGWDATGNLTDMVYAIHHPKGDVKKLSVSQATPSFSQFDDKTVQNSSILIKKWNLGVTEGGSSGGALFDNKKVIGSLIGGAATCVSPNYDYYTSLFYTYDHFPEKNMQLKYWLSNGADIRSMEGYDPQEDANTISELNLNIDPFGDYRHDYGDLRPVEAVGERFQYSTPVSVHYLSLNFFVGSEFSKLSDHRIVATFYNMNDLFHPVRNFSFLASLVQKDKSMIIKLPSPLKMDKDHMVVLSIEGENWQDYLSLYYSAQKKETENTAYFKLGEEFFPMSASPVHCASSFFIGEIISHPNKMKTAIQIQDSIAIKIFPEGQNLPGHYRIQSQNDYGLATLSIYDILGNKLEVKQLLISSGETSLVIDDLPSGIYLFSLRNEHLNFKGKMVMF, from the coding sequence ATGAAGTTTTTTTTTATCTCTCTTTTCAGTAGCTTAATATTTGTTTTGGTCTGTCTTTTTGAGGTGCAAGCAAATAATATTCCGTATTTGAAGCATTCATTAGCTGATGATATTCAAGTGTATTCTTTGCCTGAAAGAAATAATGAGCGACTGCTAGAAAAGTTTCCTGAAGAGAAAGGGAGCAGACTACAGGTTGCATTTCCCAATTATGTAAATATCGACTTTCTTTCTCATGCAACGAAAGTTGATTTTGACAACCACTCAAGAGTTTATATTTTAAAGTTTGTCTCTAAAGATGCGCTTTTTATGAGTCTGAATTTTTCCAAGATGAAAATCCCATCAGGGGCAACTCTTTTTGTTTATGGTAATAAAACTACTTCTTATTATCCGATACAATCAGGAATGGACAATGCTTTGGGCGGTTTTCAATCAGATATTTATCGAGGAGATACTTTGTTTGTTGAACTTGACGTTCCCAATGATATTAAAGAACTTAACGCAGAACTTATAATCGAGAATGTAAATCATGGATTTCGACCTTTTGGTGATATAAAGCCGGCAGAGACAAGAAGAAAGAGTTTTGGAGATTCTGAGTCTTGTGAGGTGGATATTAACTGCTCTTCTAATTCAGAGTACCAGCTATTAAAACGAAGTGTATGTCGAGTGTTTATTTCAGGATCACATGTTTGTACAGGAACTCTAATGAATAGTCGTGGTGTTGAGAAACCACCATATGTCTTAACTGCAAATCATTGTATTCAAGATGAGACTGAAGCTGCAAATGCAATCTTTCACTTCAATTATGAATCTTATACTTGTAACGGTTTAGAGGGGCCTACTTACAACCTTATTAGAGGTTCCCTTCTACGTTCTACTTCCATCGACTTAGATTTTTCTTTAGTCGAGATGAATGGCAATCCTTCTCCTTTTACTGAGCCATATTATGCAGGATGGGATGCAACAGGTAACTTGACTGATATGGTATATGCTATTCATCACCCTAAGGGAGATGTGAAGAAATTGAGTGTAAGTCAAGCCACTCCATCTTTTTCTCAGTTTGACGATAAGACTGTTCAGAACAGTTCTATCTTAATTAAGAAGTGGAACCTTGGGGTTACTGAGGGTGGTTCTTCAGGAGGTGCTCTTTTTGATAATAAGAAAGTAATAGGTTCTTTGATTGGAGGTGCTGCAACTTGTGTGTCGCCTAATTATGATTATTATACTAGTCTTTTTTATACTTATGACCATTTCCCTGAAAAAAATATGCAGCTTAAGTATTGGTTGTCTAATGGAGCAGATATAAGATCGATGGAGGGTTATGATCCTCAAGAGGATGCAAACACGATTTCCGAACTGAATCTTAATATAGATCCTTTTGGTGATTATCGTCATGATTATGGAGACCTTAGGCCTGTTGAAGCTGTCGGGGAACGGTTTCAATATAGTACTCCTGTTTCGGTTCATTATCTATCCCTTAATTTTTTTGTTGGAAGTGAGTTTAGTAAACTCTCTGATCATCGAATTGTTGCCACTTTCTATAATATGAATGATCTATTTCATCCTGTACGTAACTTTAGTTTCTTGGCAAGTCTTGTTCAAAAGGATAAGTCTATGATAATTAAATTACCGTCTCCTTTGAAAATGGATAAAGACCATATGGTCGTTCTTTCTATAGAAGGAGAGAATTGGCAAGATTATCTTTCATTATATTACAGTGCGCAAAAGAAAGAAACTGAAAATACTGCATATTTTAAGTTAGGAGAGGAGTTTTTTCCAATGAGTGCAAGCCCTGTTCATTGTGCTTCTTCTTTTTTTATTGGAGAGATTATAAGTCATCCAAATAAAATGAAGACTGCAATTCAAATACAGGATTCTATTGCGATCAAAATTTTCCCTGAAGGACAAAATCTCCCAGGTCACTATCGCATACAAAGTCAGAATGATTATGGACTTGCAACTTTATCAATATATGATATACTGGGTAACAAGTTAGAGGTGAAACAGCTTCTAATCTCTTCTGGAGAGACTTCCTTGGTGATCGATGATCTTCCTTCTGGAATATATCTCTTTAGTCTTCGAAATGAACACCTTAATTTTAAAGGTAAAATGGTGATGTTTTAG
- a CDS encoding metallophosphatase family protein has protein sequence MKQIALISDSHGKLDNLAIKHLADVDEIWHAGDIGGLPVVDQIQQIAPLRAVYGNIDDHQVRATTKEFQIFEVEGIKVVMTHIGGYPKRYYKGIGPLLTKEKPNLFISGHSHILKVIPDTSKGLLHMNPGAIGKHGFHKIRTLLKFDIDNGEIKNLRVIELGPRGKLVE, from the coding sequence ATGAAACAAATAGCACTCATTTCTGATAGCCATGGGAAATTAGATAATCTGGCAATAAAACACCTAGCTGATGTAGATGAAATATGGCATGCTGGTGATATTGGGGGGTTACCAGTAGTGGACCAAATTCAACAAATAGCTCCTCTACGGGCAGTATATGGAAATATCGACGACCACCAAGTAAGGGCTACCACAAAAGAATTTCAAATCTTCGAAGTGGAAGGAATCAAAGTAGTGATGACACACATAGGCGGCTATCCCAAAAGATACTATAAAGGTATTGGTCCTCTACTCACAAAAGAGAAACCAAATCTATTTATCTCAGGACACTCCCATATATTGAAAGTAATACCCGACACTTCAAAGGGGCTTCTTCATATGAACCCAGGAGCAATTGGCAAACATGGATTTCATAAAATTCGTACTTTACTTAAATTTGACATTGATAATGGAGAAATAAAGAACCTACGTGTTATTGAATTAGGACCAAGAGGAAAATTGGTAGAATAA
- a CDS encoding sulfide/dihydroorotate dehydrogenase-like FAD/NAD-binding protein, protein MNKIIGKEFFSEKVVAFEIEAPLIAKSRKPGNFIILRVGEKGERIPLTIAGADIDKGTIRIVAQIVGASSKKLADLEIGDYITDLVGPLGRPTDIHNVGTVLACGGGVGVAPLLPIVEGFKRAGNRVVSVIAARSEELVILREEMEKWSDELIIMTDDGSLGQKGLITEGMKRVLDREKVDETIVIGPAIMMKFAAKLTKEYDIPTQASLNAMMVDGTGMCGACRVTVGGKTKFTCVDGPEFDAHQVDFDEMMMRLKSYVKEEKVPVD, encoded by the coding sequence ATGAATAAAATTATAGGCAAAGAATTTTTCTCGGAAAAAGTGGTTGCTTTTGAAATTGAAGCCCCCCTGATTGCCAAATCAAGAAAACCTGGTAACTTCATAATCCTCCGTGTCGGAGAAAAAGGGGAGAGAATCCCTCTAACTATTGCTGGTGCTGATATTGATAAAGGTACTATTCGCATTGTTGCTCAGATTGTTGGTGCAAGTTCTAAGAAATTAGCCGATTTAGAAATTGGTGATTACATAACTGATTTAGTTGGTCCACTAGGACGCCCTACTGATATCCATAATGTTGGTACGGTTTTAGCATGTGGTGGTGGTGTTGGAGTAGCTCCTCTTTTACCGATTGTAGAAGGTTTTAAAAGGGCAGGGAACCGTGTCGTTTCAGTTATTGCTGCAAGATCAGAAGAACTTGTTATCTTACGTGAAGAGATGGAGAAATGGTCTGATGAATTAATTATTATGACCGATGACGGTTCTTTAGGACAAAAAGGGCTGATTACTGAAGGTATGAAGCGTGTCTTGGATCGTGAGAAAGTGGATGAAACTATTGTTATTGGTCCTGCAATCATGATGAAATTTGCTGCAAAACTCACTAAAGAGTATGATATTCCAACTCAAGCAAGCTTAAATGCTATGATGGTTGATGGGACAGGAATGTGTGGTGCTTGTCGAGTTACAGTAGGGGGTAAAACTAAGTTTACATGTGTTGATGGCCCAGAATTTGACGCCCACCAAGTGGATTTTGATGAGATGATGATGCGTCTTAAAAGCTATGTCAAAGAGGAAAAAGTCCCTGTTGATTAA